The [Eubacterium] siraeum genome contains a region encoding:
- a CDS encoding CAP domain-containing protein — protein MNTNEENKTEDRESGIQTYSRKKKSHGNFLKIGCASCGFVAVVALCVLSSRYSWFGVKADDEGISYNNGLASSYSTTTPVEEQKLPTKANKHNEAQETTVATSATTSVTTTAKTTQTTAATTKATAPATTKATTPATTAAPKPAWTEKKCSGTMYINISSCSARKEGLQGAEVVSYKYYGDAVNIAALTDTGYYKLDDGTYIHSDYLSESKPVATTVPATAKPTVQDNATPAQVITDSPVNCTAEEAEVFRIVNEIRISYGLKPYKWDANAYKAAKARCSEIEQQFSHLRPDGSNFKTIYGYSDDELWYKFCSVGENLGSGQPTAQRVVDSWMASTKGHRENILNPDFENLAVAFGTYNDAYKYYWVQEFTTYR, from the coding sequence ATGAACACGAACGAAGAAAATAAAACAGAAGACCGTGAAAGCGGGATTCAGACATACAGCAGGAAAAAGAAGTCACACGGCAATTTTCTTAAAATCGGCTGTGCATCATGCGGTTTTGTTGCCGTAGTCGCTCTTTGCGTTCTGTCAAGCCGTTACTCATGGTTCGGAGTCAAAGCCGATGACGAGGGTATCAGCTACAACAACGGTTTAGCGTCATCATATTCCACTACTACGCCTGTCGAGGAACAAAAGCTTCCCACCAAAGCCAACAAGCATAACGAGGCGCAGGAAACCACCGTTGCAACATCGGCAACAACATCGGTAACCACAACAGCAAAAACCACTCAGACCACAGCGGCCACAACCAAGGCTACAGCTCCCGCAACAACCAAGGCAACAACTCCTGCAACAACCGCCGCACCAAAGCCCGCATGGACAGAAAAGAAGTGCAGCGGCACAATGTACATAAACATTTCAAGCTGTTCCGCAAGAAAAGAGGGCTTACAAGGCGCTGAGGTCGTTTCCTATAAATATTACGGAGATGCGGTAAATATCGCCGCACTGACAGACACCGGCTACTATAAGCTCGATGACGGCACATATATCCACAGCGACTATCTTTCCGAAAGCAAGCCTGTCGCAACTACCGTTCCTGCAACAGCAAAACCCACCGTGCAGGATAATGCAACTCCCGCACAGGTCATAACCGACAGCCCCGTAAACTGCACCGCAGAAGAGGCGGAGGTTTTCCGTATCGTGAATGAAATCCGTATTTCCTACGGACTTAAGCCTTATAAGTGGGATGCAAACGCATACAAGGCGGCGAAGGCACGTTGCAGTGAAATTGAACAGCAGTTCAGCCATCTGCGACCGGACGGTTCAAACTTCAAGACCATATACGGCTACAGCGATGATGAGCTTTGGTATAAGTTCTGCTCCGTCGGAGAAAATCTCGGCTCAGGTCAGCCCACCGCACAGAGAGTAGTCGACAGCTGGATGGCTTCCACCAAGGGTCACCGTGAAAATATTCTCAATCCCGATTTTGAAAATCTCGCCGTAGCATTCGGCACATATAACGATGCTTATAAGTATTACTGGGTACAGGAATTCACGACCTACAGATAA
- a CDS encoding ABC transporter permease: MKTLFYPKLAVNGMKKNKRLYLPYILTFVAMVMMMYITAYLARSENIANTNRGFYAQRCLWLGIIVIGIFSLIFLFYSYFVLIKNRGKEFGLYNILGMNKRNIARILLCESLFTLIISLLCGLAAGILLSRLAELCLFRLLGIEPVGNLSVDAGAIAITAAVFTAITIILLLSAFVRIGRLSAINLLHSEKQGEKPPRANFVFALFGLILLAIAYYIAITTQAGIEIIGNFFLAVLLVIIGTYMLFVSGSVALCRLLMKNKRYYYKANHFVSVSGMAYRMKRNGAGLASVCILSTMVLVMLSSTISLFSGIQTSTFIRSRDISVTLTYNSFEDKTMRNISDLCGTALDTAKSNDYNPVNTLSYDYLEVGGYYSDNTVHLAPATDSADVSRSEIKDFFFITLDDYNKTSGRNETLSEGEILTAGSDSTDGGIILNGKKYKSRTVPMPKNISYGETVYSVFFVILPDNNTLYDIFLLNRQAYGENASWLKHYFGFDIDGSNADKQALCDSLTDILAKSSRNMENIFPFAESKTENLDVMIATYGGLLFLGIFLGLVFIFATVLIIYYKQVSEGYEDRERFATMRSVGMTEKEIKKSINSQVLTVFFAPLIFAGIHLTFAFPIILKAVKMFGFADSTLLLIANVICFAVFALFYIFAYKITSGIYLKIIGRK, translated from the coding sequence ATGAAAACACTGTTCTACCCGAAGCTCGCCGTGAACGGCATGAAGAAAAACAAGCGGCTTTATCTGCCGTATATCCTTACCTTCGTTGCAATGGTGATGATGATGTACATTACGGCATACCTTGCAAGGAGCGAAAACATCGCAAACACAAACAGAGGCTTTTATGCACAGCGGTGCTTATGGCTCGGAATAATCGTGATCGGCATTTTCTCCCTTATTTTTCTTTTCTACAGCTACTTTGTACTTATCAAAAACCGTGGCAAAGAGTTCGGCTTATACAATATTCTCGGAATGAACAAACGCAACATAGCACGCATACTCCTTTGCGAAAGCCTTTTCACGCTTATTATATCGCTTCTTTGCGGACTTGCCGCAGGAATACTCCTGTCACGCCTTGCGGAGCTTTGCCTGTTCAGACTTCTCGGCATTGAACCTGTCGGCAATCTGTCTGTCGATGCAGGCGCAATAGCTATCACCGCCGCAGTATTCACAGCCATTACGATAATTCTTCTGCTGAGCGCCTTTGTCCGCATAGGCAGACTAAGCGCAATCAATCTGCTTCACAGCGAAAAGCAGGGCGAAAAACCGCCACGGGCAAATTTCGTGTTCGCCTTATTCGGCTTGATACTGCTTGCAATCGCTTATTATATTGCCATCACGACACAGGCAGGCATTGAAATTATCGGGAATTTCTTCCTTGCGGTGCTTCTTGTAATAATCGGCACTTATATGCTGTTTGTCAGCGGCTCTGTCGCACTTTGCCGACTGCTGATGAAAAACAAAAGATATTACTACAAAGCAAATCACTTTGTATCCGTTTCCGGAATGGCATACCGTATGAAAAGAAACGGCGCAGGACTGGCTTCTGTCTGCATACTGTCAACTATGGTGCTTGTAATGCTTTCGTCCACGATAAGTCTTTTTTCGGGGATACAGACAAGCACGTTTATCCGCAGCCGTGACATCTCGGTAACGCTCACTTACAACAGCTTTGAAGATAAGACGATGCGCAATATTTCCGACCTGTGTGGCACAGCGCTTGACACGGCGAAAAGCAATGATTATAACCCCGTAAACACTCTTTCGTATGATTATCTTGAAGTCGGCGGTTATTATTCAGATAATACCGTCCACTTAGCCCCTGCGACAGATTCCGCAGATGTAAGCCGATCTGAAATAAAGGACTTTTTCTTCATCACGCTTGATGATTATAACAAAACAAGCGGCAGGAACGAAACGCTCTCCGAAGGCGAAATACTGACGGCAGGCTCCGACAGCACCGACGGCGGAATAATATTAAACGGCAAGAAATATAAGTCACGGACAGTTCCTATGCCGAAAAATATTTCCTATGGTGAAACGGTTTACAGCGTATTTTTCGTTATTCTCCCCGATAATAACACCCTTTATGATATATTCCTGCTGAACCGTCAGGCTTACGGCGAAAACGCATCGTGGTTAAAGCATTATTTCGGCTTTGACATTGACGGAAGCAATGCCGATAAGCAAGCCCTGTGCGACAGCCTCACGGACATTCTGGCAAAAAGCTCACGGAATATGGAGAATATCTTCCCCTTTGCCGAAAGCAAAACCGAAAACCTTGATGTGATGATAGCGACCTACGGCGGACTTCTCTTTCTCGGAATATTCTTAGGACTTGTCTTTATCTTTGCCACCGTGCTTATAATCTACTATAAGCAGGTTTCGGAGGGCTATGAGGACAGAGAACGCTTTGCAACGATGAGAAGCGTCGGAATGACGGAAAAGGAAATAAAGAAGAGCATAAACTCACAGGTGCTGACCGTGTTCTTCGCTCCTCTTATCTTTGCAGGCATACACCTTACATTCGCCTTTCCGATAATACTTAAAGCAGTTAAAATGTTCGGCTTTGCCGACAGCACACTTCTTCTTATTGCAAACGTGATATGCTTTGCCGTATTTGCCCTGTTCTACATTTTTGCCTATAAAATAACTTCGGGAATTTACCTGAAGATTATAGGAAGAAAATAA
- a CDS encoding glycoside hydrolase family 25 protein: protein MRTKGIDISRAQEQFDFTAAVSAGVKFVIIRAGISTDEDTYFRRNIEQCRKLGIDFGCYWYVTATDTAELDRQINACVKVIGDEKPSYPVFCDMEEQRQIDNLTSKERTDMALEFCDRLNKAGLPSGVYANPAWLESYYQKERIVGKRDIWLAHWTESPDYPSRYDYGQKMWQWGIDSIAGKDVDGDICFVDYPTITAKWYKENCGDKPEKPVNLFKKGDSVRVKRGARFTNGVEPYSYVYDTVYTVQQVSASGKETLIGIGSVPTGWLYTENLYKAESDEITQKFAVGDKVKVNYGAKTYNGGSLALFVYTNVYEVMQAGSGDREDYIVIGQGGQVTAAVRAEDLKKA, encoded by the coding sequence GTGAGAACAAAGGGCATTGATATAAGCAGGGCGCAGGAGCAGTTCGATTTTACGGCGGCTGTGTCGGCAGGCGTGAAGTTTGTAATTATCCGTGCCGGCATAAGCACGGATGAGGACACTTACTTCAGACGCAATATCGAGCAGTGCAGAAAGCTCGGTATAGATTTCGGCTGTTACTGGTATGTTACAGCGACAGACACAGCGGAGCTTGACAGGCAGATAAATGCGTGCGTCAAGGTGATAGGCGATGAAAAGCCGTCATATCCCGTGTTCTGCGACATGGAGGAACAGCGTCAGATCGACAACCTCACAAGCAAGGAAAGAACCGATATGGCGCTTGAGTTCTGCGACAGGCTGAATAAGGCAGGGCTTCCCTCCGGAGTGTATGCAAATCCTGCGTGGCTTGAAAGCTACTATCAGAAGGAACGTATTGTAGGAAAGCGTGATATATGGCTTGCGCACTGGACCGAAAGCCCGGATTATCCGAGTAGATATGACTACGGGCAGAAAATGTGGCAGTGGGGTATTGACAGTATCGCAGGCAAGGACGTTGACGGGGATATTTGCTTTGTGGATTATCCTACGATAACGGCTAAGTGGTACAAGGAAAACTGCGGTGATAAGCCCGAAAAGCCCGTGAATCTGTTTAAAAAGGGCGACAGCGTGAGGGTGAAGCGTGGTGCGAGATTTACGAACGGAGTAGAGCCGTATTCTTATGTATATGATACGGTCTATACCGTTCAGCAGGTGTCGGCAAGCGGTAAGGAAACGCTTATAGGCATCGGCTCGGTGCCTACCGGCTGGCTTTATACAGAGAATCTGTACAAGGCGGAAAGTGACGAGATAACGCAGAAATTCGCTGTAGGCGATAAGGTCAAGGTGAATTACGGTGCTAAGACGTATAACGGCGGTTCGCTTGCGTTGTTCGTGTACACGAATGTGTACGAGGTGATGCAGGCAGGCTCGGGCGACAGAGAGGACTATATCGTCATCGGTCAGGGCGGGCAGGTCACTGCGGCGGTAAGAGCGGAGGATCTCAAAAAAGCATAA
- a CDS encoding phosphate propanoyltransferase, giving the protein MEKMEVLLETSARHIHVTQEALETLFGKGHELTKKKDLSQPGQFACEERVTITGPKRSLANVSILGPVRPATQVELSATDARSIGCPIFVRESGDIAGTPGCKITGPEGEIEISEGVIVAKRHIHLVPETAEKWGVKNKDVVSVKVDSDGRKAILGDVVIRVSENFADAMHIDTDESNAVMAAPGMMVEVIK; this is encoded by the coding sequence ATGGAAAAAATGGAAGTATTACTGGAAACCTCCGCACGTCACATCCACGTTACGCAGGAGGCTCTCGAAACACTGTTCGGCAAGGGTCACGAGCTTACAAAGAAGAAGGACCTTTCTCAGCCCGGTCAGTTCGCTTGCGAGGAAAGAGTTACTATAACAGGCCCCAAGAGATCGCTTGCAAACGTATCTATTTTAGGCCCTGTTCGTCCTGCTACACAGGTTGAGCTTTCCGCTACGGACGCACGTTCTATCGGATGTCCTATATTCGTAAGAGAATCGGGCGATATTGCAGGCACACCCGGCTGTAAGATAACAGGTCCTGAGGGCGAGATCGAAATCAGCGAGGGCGTTATCGTTGCAAAGCGTCACATCCACCTTGTTCCCGAAACCGCTGAAAAGTGGGGCGTAAAGAACAAGGACGTTGTAAGCGTAAAGGTTGATTCTGACGGAAGAAAGGCAATTCTCGGTGATGTTGTTATCAGAGTAAGCGAGAATTTTGCAGACGCTATGCATATTGATACAGACGAATCAAACGCTGTAATGGCCGCTCCCGGCATGATGGTCGAAGTAATCAAGTAA
- a CDS encoding phage holin family protein yields the protein MSRIQIIIDSVAGAVGAVLGFMYGEVNGLFRALIAFMILDYVSGVLVAIAEKKLSSAVGFKGIAKKLLILVFLSVGHIADTYVLGGAPVAMTAVMLFYIANEGISIVENASALGLPVPQKIKNVLRQIKSKSGEDDSENKGH from the coding sequence ATGAGCAGGATACAGATAATTATTGACAGCGTAGCAGGTGCTGTCGGGGCGGTGCTGGGATTTATGTACGGCGAGGTAAACGGCTTGTTCCGTGCGCTTATCGCTTTTATGATCCTGGACTATGTGAGCGGTGTGCTTGTGGCGATTGCGGAGAAGAAGCTGTCAAGTGCGGTAGGCTTCAAGGGGATAGCAAAAAAGCTGCTGATACTTGTGTTCCTGTCGGTAGGTCATATCGCAGACACCTATGTGCTTGGCGGTGCGCCTGTCGCTATGACGGCGGTAATGCTTTTCTATATTGCTAACGAGGGAATCAGCATTGTCGAAAACGCATCGGCACTGGGACTGCCGGTGCCACAGAAAATAAAGAATGTATTAAGGCAGATAAAAAGTAAAAGCGGGGAGGACGACAGTGAGAACAAAGGGCATTGA
- a CDS encoding ZIP family metal transporter, giving the protein MEIFLILMIPPMGTTLGSLMVFLMRDKVRAGTEKLLLGFASGVMIAASVWSLLIPSMELSEQGYGKMNWVPAVVGFAAGILFLLGIDSFVPHLHLDSDKPEGVRSGLSKTTMMLLAVTIHNVPEGMAVGAAVAGSTGTGGDSVTLASTFALALGIAIQNFPEGAVVSMPLKSEGMKKGKAFVMGVLSGVVEPIGAAVMILLASFIAPLLPYMLSFAAGAMMYVVIEELIPEAQGKEHSNIGTIGAAAGFVVMMVLDCTLG; this is encoded by the coding sequence TTGGAGATATTTCTGATACTGATGATACCGCCTATGGGAACAACGCTCGGCTCGCTTATGGTGTTCCTTATGCGCGACAAGGTGAGGGCTGGGACGGAGAAGCTGCTGCTTGGTTTTGCATCGGGAGTTATGATAGCGGCTTCGGTATGGTCGCTTCTGATACCGTCAATGGAACTGTCCGAACAGGGCTACGGGAAAATGAACTGGGTGCCTGCTGTGGTCGGCTTTGCGGCGGGGATTCTGTTCCTGCTTGGGATAGACAGCTTTGTGCCGCATCTGCATCTTGACAGCGATAAGCCTGAGGGCGTGCGCTCGGGGCTTTCAAAAACTACCATGATGCTGCTTGCGGTGACTATCCATAATGTGCCGGAGGGAATGGCTGTCGGTGCGGCTGTAGCCGGGTCAACCGGCACCGGCGGCGACAGCGTTACGCTTGCAAGTACATTTGCGCTGGCGCTGGGTATCGCAATACAGAACTTTCCCGAAGGAGCGGTGGTTTCAATGCCGCTTAAAAGCGAGGGAATGAAAAAGGGAAAAGCGTTTGTGATGGGAGTGCTGTCGGGCGTTGTCGAGCCGATTGGTGCGGCGGTGATGATACTGCTCGCTTCTTTCATCGCTCCGCTTTTGCCGTATATGCTGTCGTTTGCGGCAGGGGCTATGATGTATGTTGTGATAGAAGAACTTATACCCGAGGCACAGGGCAAAGAACATAGCAACATAGGAACGATAGGTGCGGCGGCAGGGTTTGTTGTTATGATGGTGCTTGATTGTACGTTGGGGTGA
- a CDS encoding peptidoglycan DD-metalloendopeptidase family protein, whose protein sequence is MGKLMIPDYRDDIEETILPDSDSEKEAQEADVKPAVADTSENRNEENNEEKDKGKNGISAVADRIFDFLVMAGQYFCHIIADVFSKPAVYVAYAAVFIWKHTALFRDAVKRTFCEIGSFFFAPLLKSKRVLQRTNRQIRTAKEQGDKKKAAKLYGSIAKDAVFGKQGLAVTLFNYAAPIIAIVFLMSVVGYATGTDYAIKLTVDGKFVGYIESEQVFNDAERIMQERITYIGNEKKISMEPGYSLEMLGDQEYLTKYQLANKLLELSDTPIEYAYGMYIGGKFYGALVDNTAVEAELEKILDGYRTNAKDEDVAFEKDIEYVPGLYLSDSIVSSDEIIKLINSKKEEASYYTVVDGDSHSGICSKLGISIEELETLNPGIMDEDYVLRAGEKLLKTQEVPFLSVSISRTETYNVEVPYETKYEDDDTRYEGVETVYQEGETGTNKITAKVYYVNGEEVKRTIKKTERVKEPVTEIILQGTLPPQSSHYSDASADTGKKYIWPVDGGTFWEWGWWDGGYAGHRGVDIGAPYGTDVYAGASGTVIFAGWDNGGLGNAVMILHPDGYTTVYAHNSEIFVSAGQEVNQGECIAAVGETGLAYGCHCHFEVRYGSERLNPRYYLSGLPDPGYY, encoded by the coding sequence ATGGGAAAACTGATGATACCCGATTATCGTGACGATATTGAGGAAACTATACTTCCTGACAGCGACAGTGAAAAGGAAGCGCAGGAGGCTGATGTAAAGCCTGCGGTTGCCGATACGTCGGAGAATCGGAATGAAGAAAACAACGAAGAAAAAGACAAAGGTAAAAACGGTATATCGGCTGTTGCCGACAGAATCTTTGATTTTCTGGTTATGGCAGGGCAGTATTTCTGCCATATCATAGCCGATGTATTTTCAAAGCCTGCTGTATATGTGGCTTATGCCGCCGTGTTTATATGGAAGCATACGGCGCTTTTCAGGGACGCAGTGAAGAGGACGTTCTGCGAAATAGGCAGCTTCTTCTTTGCGCCTTTGTTAAAGTCAAAGCGTGTGCTTCAGCGTACAAACAGGCAGATAAGGACCGCAAAGGAGCAGGGCGACAAAAAGAAGGCGGCAAAGCTGTACGGAAGTATAGCAAAGGACGCAGTATTCGGCAAGCAGGGTCTTGCGGTAACGCTGTTCAACTATGCCGCACCGATTATTGCAATAGTATTTCTTATGAGCGTTGTCGGATATGCGACGGGTACAGACTATGCGATAAAGCTGACGGTTGACGGAAAGTTTGTAGGATATATCGAAAGCGAGCAGGTATTCAATGACGCAGAGCGTATAATGCAGGAGCGTATCACATATATCGGCAACGAGAAGAAGATAAGCATGGAGCCGGGATATTCGCTCGAAATGCTCGGTGATCAGGAATATCTGACGAAATATCAGCTTGCAAACAAGCTGCTTGAGCTGAGCGATACTCCTATCGAGTATGCATACGGAATGTACATAGGCGGAAAGTTCTATGGCGCACTTGTTGACAATACAGCGGTTGAGGCTGAACTTGAGAAGATACTTGACGGCTACCGCACAAATGCAAAGGACGAGGACGTTGCCTTTGAGAAGGATATAGAGTATGTTCCCGGTCTTTATCTGTCGGACAGTATTGTGTCGAGCGATGAAATCATCAAGCTGATAAATTCCAAAAAGGAAGAAGCGTCCTATTACACTGTGGTTGACGGCGACAGCCATTCGGGAATATGCTCAAAGCTCGGAATAAGCATAGAAGAACTTGAGACGTTGAATCCCGGCATTATGGATGAGGACTATGTGCTGAGAGCCGGCGAAAAGCTGCTTAAAACGCAGGAGGTGCCTTTCCTGTCGGTAAGTATTTCAAGAACGGAAACATACAACGTTGAAGTTCCGTATGAAACGAAATATGAGGACGATGATACACGCTATGAGGGTGTTGAAACGGTTTACCAGGAGGGCGAGACCGGTACGAACAAAATCACCGCAAAGGTGTATTATGTAAACGGCGAAGAGGTCAAGCGTACCATAAAGAAAACCGAAAGAGTGAAAGAGCCTGTAACGGAGATAATCCTTCAGGGTACTCTGCCTCCGCAGTCATCGCATTATTCAGATGCTTCTGCCGATACGGGCAAGAAGTATATATGGCCTGTTGACGGCGGCACATTCTGGGAGTGGGGCTGGTGGGACGGCGGTTATGCCGGACACAGAGGCGTTGATATAGGCGCACCTTACGGTACGGATGTATATGCCGGAGCAAGCGGTACTGTAATATTCGCAGGCTGGGACAACGGCGGACTCGGTAATGCCGTGATGATACTTCATCCCGACGGATACACAACGGTATATGCCCACAACAGTGAGATATTCGTAAGTGCAGGTCAGGAGGTAAATCAGGGCGAGTGCATAGCCGCAGTAGGCGAAACCGGACTTGCGTACGGCTGTCACTGCCACTTTGAAGTAAGATACGGTTCGGAAAGGCTGAACCCGAGATATTATCTCAGCGGTCTGCCGGATCCCGGATATTATTAA